Genomic segment of Oscarella lobularis chromosome 13, ooOscLobu1.1, whole genome shotgun sequence:
TTGATTGATTCTGTCTCGATTGTCTCAAAAGAATATTTAAACCAAAGTTTAACCGTTTCCACTCCGCCAAAACAAGCGTAGCAAAAAAGAGGTTTCTAAAACGTTATAGACAATAATAAgtaatcaatcaataaataaatacatatataccGCAAAAGGTACTATTCTCCAAACTCCTTCATCTTCATTTGGTTTGGATACATGTAATAATCGTTCTGCTATATCAACGCGTCCATTTGCAAATGCCAACTTCAAAGCTGTTTCTGTATCCTAAACAGATTATTAAAACGCTGTGTGACACATCATTGACAGAACATTACTGGTGGCCAAGTCCTTGCTCCGTTCTCTAGAAGAAATTCCACAGCAGATTCATCACCAATGACACAAGCCAGCTTCAGAGGTGTAAGATTGCACTAATGCAAAATTTCAAACAGCtgttcaaaaaaaagacaactcAATCTCACAGCATCTTTCCCAAAGTAATAATGTGGTGGGGTATTTATAACAGTGCATAACTCTTCATCAACTTTCATCCCTCGTCTGAGCAATTCTTTTAAAATCTCAATATCTCTTTTCAACACTGCAACATGTATCAACATCCAACGGCCACCCTACAAATTTTATTCAACATTTGGATCCCGTTAGCAGTACGCCAATCCTAACCTGAATCAGATCTTCTCCGCAAATCaattctttgtcgtcgtacACTCCATACAATTTAGCTTTTCCTTCTGAAAGAATAGATCATattcatgacgtcacagggaCGTGCGCATGGGTGGCAAAAAAGTCTTGGGGGTTTGGGTGGCATGCGCTGTTCACTCGCACGCGCTAGCAGCGGCTTATTCGCTTACTGCCATGTCTTCGCAACGCTTTTCCTCCTACTTTTTCgctctcgaagacgaagctAAGAGTCGCTACTTGGAGAAACTCGCCATCATCGGTCCCGACGTTGACGATCCGTACGTGATAGATTCAGCTGCAACGAGTGACGCTTGGCCTTCCATCGAATTTCCTGACGTCTACAACTATCTTATCAACACCCCAAGCCTGTACACGAAAGAATCGCTGAAGGCGTACAAAAGTCTTGACGGGTACAAGTTTTTCACGGCTGGGTGGGTAACAGACGTTCGTGTAGCGAAGCCATCAAAATACGTCGTCCTCGGTAAGGTTGGACATTCTCAAGCAGTTAACGCTCCGTATTTACGCACTTGGGTGGGAGCCGAAGAGAATGGAACCGTCTTATGTGCCCACTGCACGTGCATGGCAGGATTGGGTGAAGCGTGCTCGCATGTGGCGGCTCTGCTATTTGCTGCCATTTATACAGCAGAAAGGGCAAATAATGCGTCGTGTACGTCAGTACCATGTCGGTGGGCTGATCTATCTGGAAAAGCGGCTCCCTTCGCTCCAACagccgaaatcgattttgtccctccgaagaagaagatgaatcTCTCTGCGAGTAGCGCTGATGcaggaagcagcagcagcagcagcgcaACTGCGCCAAGGACTAAGGCAGTGGCCTGTTCCGCtccgacgaacgacgaattAGAAAGCTTCTACGAAAACTTGTCGAAGTGCGGGCAAGGCAAGTCAGTCATACTTTCGCTGCAGCCAAACTATTGGGATGCTTTTCTCGAAACGGATCAGCCCATGATCCTGACAGATTTATATGACGATTCATTAGCTACCCTTTCTTATTCCGAGATTTTGGAAGCGAGCGAAGATGTTTTTAGCAAAATCGTTGTTTCCGAATCTCAATCGAGAACAATCGAAGAACAGACCAAAGGACAAGCTAGGAGTCGTCTATGGTTTCGTCATCGCGCTTCCCGAGACAAAGTGAGACGAGCATACGTAGGAAAATTCGTTAGGGCGCCaatcttttcgtcgaatcgctgcTATCCACCGTTCCCGGCTCTCTGTACCCTCGGGAGGAAACCGGTAAAAGCTTATCGAAGATCCTCGCACAAAGCGGTTCGCGCAACCTATCGCGCAACAGCTTTTGACCATGTTAGACCTTGCCACCCAAAAGTGCTCGAGACGCGCATCACATGACctcctgacgtcatatgAATATGatctatttttttcataTTCTGCAAATCTCCGTTTTCCACTCTTTGATATAGGCgttcttgttcttcttcgctgCAAAAATAGATCAATTCGTTTTCGAAATCGGAAAGCGAACCCTACTCACTCCCAGTCGCATTCTTCGTCCGATGAGATTCCGCTATACTCTTCCCTGCCTTCCATGCCGCTCTTACAACAAAACAAATAGTCCAGCTGTTTGTTTAGTTAAAATAATTACGGTCTACCTGCTCTTCGATGCTTCCAATCGGCTTGGATcggcttcgatttctttgagTAAGATGTGAGATGTCCCGTATTTGTTGCTATGGTTCCCTTGTCGTTGGCCTGCAGAGGCCAACTCCGTACATCATGAAGGCTGGAACCACAGATAAAACACgagattaaatatttaatctctGCTGGAACCTTCATTCGATATAATATATGGTTAGCAATAGCATTCACAAAAAGGATTATGCACTACATCATATTCAAAACACAAGTTCTGCTTATAAATTTAGCTCCATAATGCCGCAAAAACATCGGAATATACTTTTCGCCCGGCTTTCTCCACGTTACTTTGCTTGGGCTGTTGACATCAAATACCCCCACACTTCTGTCAAACAAAAGGTAATACTTGTCGCGATCCCAAGCTCCCCCACCACAATTGTACAAACTGTACGGCAAATCAGAATGGGGTAAAAATTTTGACCACTGCTCACTTTTGCTTGAAAACGATGCACAAAACGAGCTGTGCCAATAAAAGTTTATACTGTCGTTATTCGCGACTGTAAAAATCGGCGCCACTCCATGCGTAAggtggaaagaaaacggagcAGGAGAATAATTTTGCCAGTGATCTTCAATGGGATTATATCTTATATAGCCGAAGTTATCATACTCACGGTAAAATACGTAAACATGATCAGAAAGGGCGGATACTGTCACGTCTTTGACGTAATGCCTTGGCTCTGGAGGTGACGAAAGAGGAGACCATTTGTTTTCCTCTGAGTTGTACGCCTCCGCAAACCAAATGTTTTCGCAATTCAGACTTATACCATAAAGGCGCCCAAGACAAGAAGTGACCTCGTTTCCAGGTCTTGGGTGGGACATGGGTGCGACGTCAGCCACCCACCGATTCTGCTTTGAATCGTATCTTTCTACCGTATCCAACGCATAGTCTTCGCGATCCTCCTCACAAGAATACCCAATCTCGGGGTCAATCATTTTCCCACCTACGGCATACAGTACGCCATCAACGATCACAAGACCCGGACGAGATCTCGACTTAACTAACGAAGGAAACGAATCCCACACGTTTTGAGACGGGTCATAATACCTTGATTTATTTGATACAAAACAGTGTGTTTCGCACCACTCCGAATCAGGTGCAGACACTTCTCCGCCGACAACGAGTAGAACGTCTTGACATCCAGTGCGAAGTGACGCCgttccttctttcttttcctcttccgttATTTTTTCCGTGACCCACTCTCTCATTTGGAGTTCCATCAAGAGTGCTTCACACTTTGCTAAATCGAGTAGAGGCAGACGAACCAAATTCAACAGAACCTTGGCGTGCTTTTGGCGTGATTTGTAATCGTGCTTGATCCATTTGGATATCACGCGCAACACCTCATCTTCATCCCTCACTCCCAATTCATCCAGAGCTACGATTCGACAGAGGTGTTCCACCGACAGTTCTAAGAACACGTCAGTGTCGGCCACTTCAACAATATTGAAAGCTGCCGTACGCTCAGATACGCTCATCAATAGAGAGTCGCTGTATCGATCAGCAAACATCCCAAAATGCAGACAGTTGGAGAGGTCGACGTGACTCCCGAGCCATA
This window contains:
- the LOC136194843 gene encoding kelch-like protein 20; the protein is MAETEFFFTQQHPSNLSLGLQSLRQTNDLCDVVVVVDGHRFHAHRNVLASISGYFRTMFLGEFAERRQTEITLHDVDAASVKTLIDYAYTGKAQCAVDDVERLYASAHLFQFDDVVTKCSIWLGSHVDLSNCLHFGMFADRYSDSLLMSVSERTAAFNIVEVADTDVFLELSVEHLCRIVALDELGVRDEDEVLRVISKWIKHDYKSRQKHAKVLLNLVRLPLLDLAKCEALLMELQMREWVTEKITEEEKKEGTASLRTGCQDVLLVVGGEVSAPDSEWCETHCFVSNKSRYYDPSQNVWDSFPSLVKSRSRPGLVIVDGVLYAVGGKMIDPEIGYSCEEDREDYALDTVERYDSKQNRWVADVAPMSHPRPGNEVTSCLGRLYGISLNCENIWFAEAYNSEENKWSPLSSPPEPRHYVKDVTVSALSDHVYVFYREYDNFGYIRYNPIEDHWQNYSPAPFSFHLTHGVAPIFTVANNDSINFYWHSSFCASFSSKSEQWSKFLPHSDLPYSLYNCGGGAWDRDKYYLLFDRSVGVFDVNSPSKVTWRKPGENLHDVRSWPLQANDKGTIATNTGHLTSYSKKSKPIQADWKHRRAAKKNKNAYIKEWKTEICRI